The genomic region gcatggaatcattgcctcaatatcaacaaatcaggatgtaggctatgaatctgattgaattaaagtattggccatccctaAAATGCACCATaacacaggaaatcacatcatacaaattaaagattttctgggggaggacccccaaaccccccttcccacatatgcgacaattagtggggggcccttaaaacatctgggcccaggggcccgaaagttcataatccgcccatggccggctctgccattatacacacgtttgcaacaatctctagcattttgttagcctgcctctgtgctgtaaactgatcctgcttacGATTACATTTGGTGGGATACGCagacttgcaagtgggatattcttcctacaggcagtaggggcctTCATTCTCCccataatgagtcatttaaccatatactgacttacgaagatgattaattaacacaaaaacgttgcctggtgtccctttaaaaagaTAGTTTAGGAACAGTACTGTTCATGTATACAAGCGGGCACAATCTTGGGAAAACAGTCACGTGACAGTTCAGCTCACGTTGCTCCAGTCCAACATCGCATAACGTGAGCCGACTTTGTCAAGCAAAATCGGTATGTGAGGTTGATGGATGTCTGCTACTGAGTTGTTAACCAGCCAAACTGGATTTTTTCTTTGTCAAATTTTTGACAAAGTCCAGTGATTTGATTCTGAAAAATTGTCAGAGTCTACTAGTCcgtgcgaatgtgtgtgtgtgtgtgtttgtgcgtgcgagTAGATGTGTTTGCGCCAGTCTTGTAGGTATTGTTGTTGATGTGTGAAAGACAGCCTCTGGAATGATGCACAGGTAGACACAGACATATGGTACATGTAAGTGTTTATGAAgtgtacattttgtgtgtgtgtgttgtaggcgCGTCTGTTTGACGAGCCCCAGCTGGCGAGTCTGTGTCTGGAGAACATCGATAAGAACACTGGAGATGCTCTTGCTGCTGAGGGCTTCACCGACATCGACctgggtacacacacatacacacacacacacacacacacacacacacacacacacacacctcaccgaCATTGACCTGGGTactatacacatgcacacacacacatacatatacacacctcACCGACATTGACCTGggtagtatacacacacacacacacacacacacacctcatagacagacacacacacacacacacacctctgactgAGAGCCTGACCGTTAAATCAGTGTGCCAATTAAATGTCATTAAACAGAAACTGAAAACCTTGAAAGTAGTTATTGTGGCTATGTGGTCCATCAAAAAACAAAGAATTGACACTACTTATTTCATTATAATTATTTCATAATTTATCAGGATACCAGATAGTAAGACCTATTTACACACATTGTGTCTCAACTTGATCAGAACTTTTCAATATGCTTTTTAATATTAGAGAATATTTTAACCTTGTGTTTGTCAAAAATCGGCCAATATATTGCTTATCGGTTTTTAAAAATCCCATATTGGTCCTGGTCTACTCCATAGATCTGTATATGACTCCATAGATCTGTATATAACTCCATAGAGCTGTATATTACTCCATAGAGCTGTATattactccatctctctctcctactttaGACATGTATACAGCataactctctctcccctacagATACTCTGGTGGCGGTGCTGGAGCGGGACACTCTGGGCGTGCGTGAGGTGCGTCTGTTCAGCGCGGCTGTGCGGTGGGCCGAGGCCGAAGCTCACCGCCAGCAGCTGCAGCCCACGCCCGAGAACAAACGCCGCGTTCTGGGCAAAGCCCTCACACTCATCCGCTTCCCCCTCATGACCATAGAGGAGTTTGccgcaggtaaacacacacacacatccttccaTTACCACTTAACAGTGCAGAAGTGTTTAATATGAATATAACACAATAtttcctgtgtctgtgtttattttcctgtgtgtgtgtgtgtgtgtcaggcccaGCCCAGTCGGGGATCCTGATGGACCGTGAGGTGGTGAGTCTGTTCCTGCACTTCACGGTGAACCCCAAGCCTCGGGTGGAGTTCATCGACCGGCCACGCTGCTGTCTCCGGGGCAAAGAGTGCAGCATCACGCGCTTCTCCCAGGTGGAGAGTCGCTGGGGCTGGCCGGCACCAGGCATCAATGCTGCCTTAGCGCCACGCTGCCGCACCTGAGGCGTTGGCACGGTGGGAGCAGTCGTTTTTGATGCTGCCATTCCCCCTAAAATCCCTCAATGTTTTATTCAtattccactctctctccctctctcttcctccactctctctctccctctctctccctccactctctctccctccactctctctccctctctctcccttcactctctctcccttcactctctctccctctctctgtcaggtTCTCAGTGAACCGGAGGATATTTGTGGTTGGCTTTGGACTCTACGGCTCCATCCATGGCCCCACAGACTACCAGGTCAACATCCAGGTAAGCTTACCTGACATCAGGTATGTTTCCACTGGGAACTGAGAGAGACTGTATCAGtgtgacacaccacacacacacacacacacacagcacacacacacacacactgtaagctCCTGTTCCCCTGTTCCAGATCATCCACACGGACAGTAACACGGTTCTGGGTCAGAACGACACGGGCTTCAGCTGTGACGGGTCGGCCAACACCTTCAGGGTCATGTTCAAGGAACCGGTGGAGATCCTGCCCAATGTCAACTACACAGCCTGTGCCACGCTCAAGGTACCGCTGAGAATGCACACAGACTACACACATTGTACACATTGtacactgtacacatacacactaccaGGGGTGGGTAGACTACTGAAAATCTATACTCAAGTAAAAATACAATTGCTCGCTTCAaaaattacttgagtaaaagtaaatattcttaagtttttaattaatttttaaattatttttaattggtaaaatatgtcttgtcttcaccgtgggatagtgagaaatgtaatttcgatctctttgtatgtcttggcatgtgaagaaattgacaataaagcagactttgacttttgactttgactttgactttgatattcCCATCTGAGAAatctactcaagtaaaagtaaaaaatacttTGTTAATAAATTACTCAAGTAACAAGTAACTTTTTTCCACATGTCTATATTTTTGAGAGAGAAATACCTTTTTACTCGTGTGTTACTTGTAACTTGTTACTacccacccctgcacacacacacacacacacacacacacacacacacacacacacacacacatacgatgGAAAGGGTGAGATTTATGATTTATGGTATAGCGTGCCGTTGTGTATGGCATAGTGTTGTGTATTGTGTTATAGCGTTGTATATTGTGTTATAGTGTTTTGCATGGCATAGCATTGTGTATTGTGGTATAGCATTGTTTATTGTGGTATAGAGTTGTGCATTGTGTATGTAAGGGAAAACGATCGCCAAGGTGTTccgatatacagaattaatgggcAAGGCAGAGACTTGAGCGGAGTTGGGTTTCTTCTGGCAAGTTGGGGCAGCAGCTGGCCCTGCTGAATTTAGCGCTTGACTTGCAACGAGGAGGatttgccggttcgaacccgaccagtagcagctgaagtgcccttgagcaaggcacctaacccctcactgctccttggcgccgctgttgttgcaggcagctcactgcttgaGATGAGTGtgttatgcctcactgtttgttcactgtgagtgtgtttcgctaattcacggattgggataaatgcagaggccaaatttccctcacgggatcaaaagagtatatatacttatacttaagtaTCGGGACCTCGAAGGCCGCTTATGTGAAGAGCAGCCAGTGGCCATTTTCAACACGCCAAAGGAAACATCTGCCGGTTCCAGAAGGCAACTTGTTCAGGTTGTGGCAGCCTACCACTTTCTTTGGTTACGCAAAGGAAACATGCAGTTCAGAGAAGGCAACTTGTTCAGGTTGTGGCAGCCTACCACTTTCTTTGGTTACTGACAGTGGTACAGTAACGGTGGttgttagcttgtttacagttgatttcattgttgcgaagcctgcttccCAGTTCAATCGTTGTTTACTATGGTTGTTAAGTTACCATTTTAAAGAGCATTGATTGTGTATTGTGGGTTAGCATTATGGTATGGCGTTGTGTATGGCATAGTGTTGTGTATTGTGTTATAGCGTTGTATATTGTGTTATAGTGTTTTGCATGGCATAGCATTGTGTATTGTGGTATAGCATTGTTTATTGTGGTATAGAGTTGTGCATTGTGTATGTAAGGGAAAACGATCGCCAAGGTGTTccgatatacagaattaatgggcAAGGCAGAGACTTGAAGCGGAGTTGGGTTTCTTCTGGCaagttggggcagccgtggcctactggttagcgcttcggacttgcaaccggagggttgccggttcgaaccccgaccagtagcagctgaagtgcccttgagcaaggcacctaacccctcactgctccttgagcgccgctgttgttgcaggcagctcactgcgccgggattagtgtgtgcttcacctcactgtttgttcagtgtgtttcgctaattcacggattgggataaatgcagaggccaaatttccctcacgggatcaaaagagtatatatacttatacttaagtaTCGGGACACCTCGAAGGCCCGCTTATATGAAGGCAATAGTCATGCATTTTCAGCCGCAGCGGTTTCAAAAGGTTCAGAGAAGGCAACTTGTTCAggttgtaagtagcctaccactTTCTTTGGTTACGCAGCGAAACATGCAGTCTGAGAAGGCAACTTGTTCTGGCCGTAAGCAGCTCACTTCATCTTCTTGGTTACCGACAGTGGGTACAGTAACGTGGttgttagcttgtttacagttgatttcaTTGCCATAAGCCTGCTTCCCCAGTTCAATCGCTGTTTACTATGGTTGTTAAGTTACCATTTAAAGAGCATTGATTGTGTATTGTGGAGCTGCTTGATGGTATAGCGTGCCAGGTACGGCATAGCCGCCATTAGTGGTAAGGCTGTGTATGGGTATAGCTGCGGATGGATAAGAAGCTGGATGGTAATGGTATACTTCCGCTTCCTTTCAGGGTCCCGACTCCCACTACGGCACTAAAGGGTCGCGAAAGGTCACCCACGAGTCGTCTGCCACCGGAGCCAAGACCTGCTTCACCTTTGGCTACGCCGCCGGCAACAATAACGGCACCTCAGTGGAGGACGGACAGATCCCCGAGGTCATCTTCTACAcgtagtgacctttgaccctatgGAACCCCACCCCCcggggggtcagaggtcattgtGGGGCGAGGAGGCCATGACACtgtttgatcagtttgtttgtttgtttttggtttcTGCACTTGGGGAACTTTGATTACCACCAGCCCTCACAGCACAGAAGAGGATTATATTTActtgagaaagtgtgtgtgtgggtgtgtctttgGTGCTCAGATTGTTGGCACAGGTTGGTGTAACGTTACTGATTATTTGTGGGGTGCGGTCTCCACCTCGGATCAATAACCGAACTGCAGGGGAATTCTGACTCCTGACTAAATGAGTGGAAAAAAGCAACAGAAGGAGGAATTTCATTTGGAACGAATGATGGTAAACGAATGAACCCTGTTTTTGACACATGAATGAATCTTTATTTTGATTGAATGAGTGATTGTTTCAAACTTTTttaatgaatgaaagaaagaatggtTCTGATAGAACAAATAAGAATGAGTGAGAACCCAAATGAATACCCATGTTCTAAGAGAGTGAGTTCTGGAATGTGGAATGAGAATCATATCTTTGGAATGTTCTGATCTGGAATCCAGAATGGACACACAACTCATAAAGGATGGACAATCATAGATAATTGACTGTTaggcccaattcacaccaaagattcgcaaCAAGACAAAACTGTTGCAGAAAGGAGTTGCAGcggtgtgaattagatgttgcactTCGTTGCAAGCTGTCATGAAacattcaccatgtctagtcacagttgcaaggttttagaatgttgcagcaagttgctggtttatagaatgttgcagctcatctcattgcgaatctttggtgtgaataggcctttagACAGACCAACCTTTTGGGTGCTTTGGGGATTCCTGGTTTTGAATATAGCCACAACAGCGAGATCATCTGTGTCTGCCTCAATCTCAACCCCTCATTGGCTCAAACAGGTGCTGGTTTCAATATCAGCCCCTCGATGGCTCAAAACAGGGGAGATCCTCCCCTTGTTCCGGTCTTGCCCAGTCCCCTTGACCTTTCACCCTTTGTGAGACTTTGTGCCAAGTGCCAATACCTCTATTTGTGGAGTGCGCCTTCTGGAAACATCTGCCTATGTGTAAGTGTGGAAGCACTATTCTGTTAACGTACACAATATATATCCCTGATGAACCTATTCAAGGCCAGACAAATTGtttttcataaacacacacacacacacacacggtgtgtcAGGATGAGATTTTCTAAGTACCAGCCATTAGGTCTCCCCAGACACATAGCTCAAGTCCTTAGGGACTGGTCTTTTCGGACCTCATGATGCTCAGCAGGCTGGTTTGGCTCAGATAGTGCTGGTCCAGTGTCAGTGTGGCTCTAGTTCTGGTTCCACTGGGACAGTTCTCCTTCTGGAACTGGTTCTGGTTCCACTGGGACGGTTCTCCTTCTGGAACTTGTTCTGGTTCCACTGGGATGGATCTCCTTCTGGGACGGGTCTTCATCTGGGGCTGTGAAGCCAGGGTTGGGACTTGGACGTCTTTCTGGGTGGACAGACTTTGTGACGAGTGTACGCATTGTCCAGTGGTGCATTAAGATGCCTTGGTGCATTGGGAAGGGTTTAACAAGCAGTTCTATTGAAGAGAAGTACTTTAAGTAGAGCAGGGGGAGCATTGCAATATCACTAACAGGGCTGTTATCATGGCATCATTGTGTGGTGACTACAGTATAATGGGCTGGGATAAGGGCACTTGTAGGCCATATGGGTCTAACGGTTTGTGGTTGGTCATCTGTAAAGATGAGGTCATATGTGTGTTAGGGTTTGGGGATGGTCATCTGTAAAGAGGCGGCCATTGTATCTCTTCCTGGACAAGTACAGGCACTCCATGGGCTCTTTCGTCAGGCTGGACGTGCGTCTGACTCAGACACAGAACTGAAGATGCTGCCCACGATTCCCTGCTTGATAAGATTGTACCACAGAAAGATAACTCTGATGTACATCAGGTGTAAAAACAACATTAAAAGCCTCAAAGTGAAATCTGTAATTTAAATAAAAGCCTTTCTGACAGccaaaagagagagtgtgtgtgtgagagagagagagagagaggtattgTAGAGGCAAATAATCACTTTTCATATCAATTTGGATTTAGATCAGTTAGATGCCTGTGGAgtcagtaataataataataataataaagctttatttgtatagcacctttcatacacagaatgcagctcaaagtgctttacatttgaagcatgtaacacaataatagtcagtcagtcattatcaatcacttttctttgctgtttatgttatactcagcaacatatcaaaatatagaaaatgacgccataagactggcagccttaaccctcttaccccccacaagc from Alosa alosa isolate M-15738 ecotype Scorff River chromosome 1, AALO_Geno_1.1, whole genome shotgun sequence harbors:
- the LOC125304406 gene encoding BTB/POZ domain-containing protein 2; translated protein: MAAGDNSGRAPCLNFSSPGPLGNVQPSNSPYAMAASNNGGSNGPVGGPQGVTRRSNPQPGPNGVEGGGVAAGNPPNMQNSLPLPSAQSAAISGQGGGAMAGSASNMTGAASNAALAPPAPPSQSAALSAPPAAAAVLVYREPVYNWQATKSTVKERFAFLFNNEVLSDVHFLVGKGMGVQRIPAHRFVLAVGSAVFDAMFNGGMATTSTEIELPDVEPAAFLALLKFLYSDEVQIGPETVMTTLYTAKKYAVPALEAHCVEFLKKNLRADNAFMLLTQARLFDEPQLASLCLENIDKNTGDALAAEGFTDIDLDTLVAVLERDTLGVREVRLFSAAVRWAEAEAHRQQLQPTPENKRRVLGKALTLIRFPLMTIEEFAAGPAQSGILMDREVVSLFLHFTVNPKPRVEFIDRPRCCLRGKECSITRFSQVESRWGWPAPGINAALAFSVNRRIFVVGFGLYGSIHGPTDYQVNIQIIHTDSNTVLGQNDTGFSCDGSANTFRVMFKEPVEILPNVNYTACATLKGPDSHYGTKGSRKVTHESSATGAKTCFTFGYAAGNNNGTSVEDGQIPEVIFYT